From the genome of Aspergillus oryzae RIB40 DNA, chromosome 4:
AGGACGATATCTCCAACCGAGGCGACTCACCTGCTCGAACGACAAGTTTGTAAACACCGGCTCTCCCTTCAGTATACCCTTGAACACCGGCCATAGCTTTGAAAGGAAAATGGGATAGCTTGCACCAGAGCATAGCGGCTCGATATTATCTCGTAGTTCGACGGCGACATTGGCTCGGATTTTGATATCTGAAAGATAGTCAGCAAGGGCAACAAGCTCCGTCAAGCTGCCCTAAGACAGGCCCAAGCTCCCATCCCAGCGTATTCCCCATAACTATCGAAATATCGGACGTACCAAGCTTCTCGTCGCCCAGCTTGCTGGCGTAAATGTCGATATTGCGCTCCATGGTCGGCGAGACCCCTCCAGGGGAGTGTTTCACAGGTTAAATTGATTGAATTAATGCCAGGCCACAGGGCCGGCTAAAAGTCGAGCGCCAGCACAATCCGCTTTGTACGTTGTGTTCATAGGCGTAAAAGCGACGGTAATAGGCTATCTTGAATGGCCCATCGACGGAAGACGCTGCATCGGACAAGACAAAGAATACAAGCGTCAAGTCATTAATCTCCCTCGCAAATTAAACAGAAGGtacaggaaagaagaaaaattaaTTAAAGAGCGTAACGAGAGAGAAGGACGTGGGGAgcggggaaagaaagtggagGGTATCAAAGGTCAAGAGAACTGCGCGCAAATTCACGCCTGCAAACCGATGGACCAGAAAGCAGCAGCGAGAACGCGGGTATCGCAGAGACCCCGAACGGAACACTAGGCCTAAACAGGCAATTTCGCTACATCATTTCTCCATGCCGATAAGCGCGCGTCTATGTCCGCTTGTCGGCTAGTTGCCCTATCAATCTAGTAACCTGAGACATTTAGACAGGGGTACCGCTTAGGGCGCACGTGGTGCATTACCGAAAGTGAAGTGCATATAGTGGTGGGTTTAGTCTGTTATGCCATAAATACTTCATGTTTTAAAATCAAAAGAGGTCATCGACATCAACGTCGACTAAGGGAAACGCCATTTGCACCCGTTTTCCAGACCCGAACACAGTTCTAATAGTCCAACTCAAACGTCCGCTTTGAATCACGGGCACAAAGATAGCCCTGCGcgcggagaaaagaatattgAAAGCCATGTACACAAAAGGAGAtatgaaagagaaaagaaatataagaTGGGGAAAGGATGGAGGTTGAAAGGCGCGAAACAGAGGGTTGTGATCAGATGTCAAACCAAGTGAAAACAAAACACTCATCGCAGCTCGTAGTCGCTATGCCATCACTGTGGGAAATCTAAATAAAAGAATGCCATCAAATCGACTGTCCGTCACTTGGTAGAGTTGCTTCGTGTTAAGATCTGTACGGCACTTGACCCGATCGACCGTCTGCGGTCGCGCGGTCGGATCTCACTGCCGCTGCCACTCCGTCGCCTCCGAGTATCATCAAGGGTGTCGCGGCGCCGTCTCTGGAGCAACCGACGTTTAAACGTTAGAATCACGCTTGCTGTAACATTAAAAACGACAAAATCTTAGCAAAACGATGACGACAAAAGCAGGGGGGAAGATTCATCGAGGTGCAGACAAGGTCATGTCAAAACATGACTCCACGAACACTCAGGCATGGAGACTAACCGTTGAACTCCGGCGTTCCTTCACTGAGCCCGAGTCATCCAACTTCAAAGATTGGAGACGATTCTGACTATCTTCAGTGATGGTATCAACCTCGTCTACATAAACAGGGATGTCCGCTGGTGGGGGTGGCGCAGGGACACCGTTCTGCCGGTCTTTGGCCTGCTCCGCCAGCTTTTCCCATCTCTCCTTTCGGGCTCTTTCACGCTGCTCGGCACTGTTCTGACGCTCGTTATACTCATGCGAGCATTCATCGAAAAGCTGCGGGTTGATTTCCATGAACATCTTCATGGCGTTATAAACCATGCTGTGGATGGTTCTGTCTGCGAGTCAGCAATCTCGATACGAAACAGCTAGACAATGAGTCACCTACCGATTCCAGTGTCCTTTGGAATTCTCGTACAGCGGCGGGAACATGATCGGTAGGATAGTCTCGACATTATCGCTGACCAAGTTGCAAAAGTATTCATTGTTCCAGAAGTAGAGAGCACGTTCCGCCACCTGGTCGAGTACATATTAGAACTATAAATCAGGCAAGCTGTGATAGTACACACCTGAAAATGGGGGCTTGCAACTGATTTGGCCAGTTGTTGGAACAAGGGCACCTGGACCTTGGCAAATTCCGCTGGGTCCATGACCTCGAAGATATCCTCTACCTCGTTCAAATACATTACTTCCTTCGTGCTGTTCACCTTCGGCCAATAGCGTAGTAAGCCGAGAACAACCTGGATGCAAGTTCAGAGTCTGGCTAATCGAGATCAGAAGGAAATTTAGTGGGAGTCTCACCTCTTCCGTCAACGACGAGTCCTTCTCAAGGAACTGTACAATACAATATGCCAGCTGTGGGTGATACATGCTAAGACCTTTAGCTTTGTGCAAAGGTAGCAAAACCCTCGTCAGGAAGAGTTTGTGTTCCTCCTTGAGCGGGAGCGCAAATCCGTTGATGATAGATCCGAGAATTTCAAGCAGCTCCGCAATTCCGTTGAATCGCTCCGTCTCGTAAGTGAATTGGAAGAACACGTTATTGATGGAGCGGCGAATATAAGACCGCAGGTTCAGAAATTTTCCATAAATGCGATGCAAGGTAGTTTTCAGGAAATCCCGTTCCCGAGGGTCTTCAGAGTCAAACAACTCCAGTAACTATGCGAGTGTCAACTCGTAAGTCTCATTCTATAATTGCACAGTGTCAACCGTCTGGGCGACATACCTGTAATACAAAGTGATGGTCGATATAAGCCTTGGCGATATTCGTGTTGAAATCCTGACTCTCAATGAACCGTAAGAAGAACTCATACACCACCTGGATATGGGGCCAAGCCACTTCCAACACAGGTTCATCCTCTTCTGGGTCAAAGGCCTCCCCTTGGGGTGTTACGGGCGGCGGGATAGGTCGAAAGAGGTTCTTAGCGAACATCTCGACGACTCGGGGATACATGGGTTCCGTGATCACCGAACGGTTATTTGCGACATAATCCAAGAGTTCGTGGAGCGCCAGcctcttgatctccttggacTTCATGTCGGCAGTCGGGTCGTTAAAATCGAAGATGATGTTGCATTGATCAATTTTCTGCATGAACAGGTCCTGACGCCGATTGGGTGGCACTTCATGGAATCCCGGCAACTTCTCCAACTCTCTTTGGCGTTGATCCGAGATATCAAAGCGCGACGAATGCTGACGTTTGGGAGTCCGGATCCCTTCGGACATATCTTTGGGCGTTGTCTGGAGGCGGTCGAAGACATGGGACTTTCTGGGAGGGGCCAGGTCGCCCGGCATCGTTTCCGCGGCGCCAGGGGGAGGGACATGCTAGAAAACGGGCCAAGGGTCAGCGCGATGAGCGAACGCGGGGGACTATTAGGTCGCCTTGACCCAGAGGCGTGGGCggggatggagagaagggcTCACCGGTGCGCTCGGACTGATGATCACGCTGGGGGCCGGCACTTGCCCTTGTTTCGTTGGAGTTGCTGGACCACCATTATTTACTGGCTGACCAGCGACGCCTGCGCCCTGAGGAACATTGTACTGACCTGGGGGGTACACCCCCGCCTGCGCAGCATTATCCGGAGACTTCCCTCTTGTATCATTCACCGAAGTTGTCGACGAAGTCGGGGTGCCGTTCTTTGGAGATGAGGATTGTTGATTGTGGTTAACTCCGAGGGAGGCTTGGTTCTGGGACGAGTGGGAggaatctttcttctttgaagatTTATTTGCATCTTTGGCCCTCGACAACTGCTCGTGCTGGGACAGTTAGCTGGGAGTAGGGGGACCAACGGCTGTCGTGATGTTGAGGCGGGGAGCGAGGTCAGGGCGGAAAAGAGGCAGGCCGGCGACGAAATGTATTAACTTACCACTCTCTGTCTGAAACCCTTCATTGTCGCAGATATTCGAACAGCCACATGTACTCGGTCGGCGATCTCGATGCCAGTGCAGCAAGATGCCGCACACTAGCAGGAGGGGATGTAGTTGGGCAGCGTAGAGGCGGTTCAGGAGACCCGGATTGTTTATGTCGGCCTGGAAATGACCACATGAGCGATTTC
Proteins encoded in this window:
- a CDS encoding protein phosphatase 2A regulatory subunit RTS1 (serine/threonine protein phosphatase 2A, regulatory subunit), with protein sequence MKGFRQRVLSRAKDANKSSKKKDSSHSSQNQASLGVNHNQQSSSPKNGTPTSSTTSVNDTRGKSPDNAAQAGVYPPGQYNVPQGAGVAGQPVNNGGPATPTKQGQVPAPSVIISPSAPHVPPPGAAETMPGDLAPPRKSHVFDRLQTTPKDMSEGIRTPKRQHSSRFDISDQRQRELEKLPGFHEVPPNRRQDLFMQKIDQCNIIFDFNDPTADMKSKEIKRLALHELLDYVANNRSVITEPMYPRVVEMFAKNLFRPIPPPVTPQGEAFDPEEDEPVLEVAWPHIQVVYEFFLRFIESQDFNTNIAKAYIDHHFVLQLLELFDSEDPRERDFLKTTLHRIYGKFLNLRSYIRRSINNVFFQFTYETERFNGIAELLEILGSIINGFALPLKEEHKLFLTRVLLPLHKAKGLSMYHPQLAYCIVQFLEKDSSLTEEVVLGLLRYWPKVNSTKEVMYLNEVEDIFEVMDPAEFAKVQVPLFQQLAKSVASPHFQVAERALYFWNNEYFCNLVSDNVETILPIMFPPLYENSKGHWNRTIHSMVYNAMKMFMEINPQLFDECSHEYNERQNSAEQRERARKERWEKLAEQAKDRQNGVPAPPPPADIPVYVDEVDTITEDSQNRLQSLKLDDSGSVKERRSSTISHSDGIATTSCDECFVFTWFDI